The following proteins are encoded in a genomic region of Streptomyces lunaelactis:
- a CDS encoding carboxymuconolactone decarboxylase family protein: MFTEHTLESAPAASRRAMESTVRHVGHLPPAVARLASSPHLLNGFLKLSAMFEQATLDPVAREVVVMTVATRNECHVCVAMHAGKLRALGAREELIAALSERKSLDDVRLEAIRQFTLEVLRTAGGVGDEELRGFLAHGYTEQNALEVVMGIGTYTMSTLANRLTRA, translated from the coding sequence ATGTTCACCGAACACACCCTGGAATCGGCCCCGGCCGCGTCGCGTCGCGCCATGGAGTCGACAGTCAGGCATGTGGGCCATCTGCCGCCGGCCGTCGCGAGGCTCGCCTCCTCGCCCCATCTGCTGAACGGCTTTCTCAAGCTCAGCGCGATGTTCGAGCAGGCGACTCTGGATCCGGTCGCCCGCGAGGTGGTCGTGATGACGGTCGCGACGCGCAATGAGTGCCATGTGTGCGTGGCGATGCACGCCGGCAAGCTGCGGGCCCTGGGTGCGCGGGAAGAGCTGATCGCCGCGCTGAGCGAGCGGAAGTCCCTGGATGACGTACGGCTCGAAGCGATACGGCAGTTCACGCTGGAGGTGTTGCGTACCGCCGGGGGCGTGGGCGACGAGGAGCTGCGCGGGTTCCTGGCACACGGTTACACCGAGCAGAACGCGCTGGAGGTGGTCATGGGCATCGGCACGTACACGATGTCGACGCTCGCGAACCGGCTCACCCGCGCGTAA
- a CDS encoding dihydrofolate reductase family protein, whose protein sequence is MRTLISTAFISLDGVVESPGGEPGYRNSGWTFKDVEFLPEAFDIKGQEQKEATAMLMGRTSYEAFSPVWPDMEDFADYKVMPKYVVSTTLGEDDLVSNWGETTILRSLDEVAALKETEGGPIIVHGSASLNQALSDAGLIDRYHLLVFPLLLGAGKRLFSATDKDAQKLKLVEHEVYANGLQKNVFDIVR, encoded by the coding sequence ATGCGTACCCTGATCAGCACCGCTTTCATATCGCTCGACGGCGTCGTGGAGTCCCCGGGCGGCGAGCCCGGTTACCGGAACTCGGGGTGGACCTTCAAGGACGTCGAGTTCCTCCCCGAGGCATTCGACATCAAGGGCCAGGAGCAGAAGGAAGCCACCGCGATGCTGATGGGCCGGACCAGCTACGAGGCGTTCAGCCCGGTGTGGCCCGACATGGAGGACTTCGCCGACTACAAAGTGATGCCGAAGTACGTCGTTTCCACCACCCTCGGCGAGGACGACCTGGTGTCGAACTGGGGCGAGACGACGATCCTGCGCTCACTCGACGAGGTCGCCGCGCTGAAGGAGACCGAGGGCGGCCCGATCATCGTCCACGGCAGCGCCTCCCTGAACCAGGCCCTCTCGGACGCCGGCCTGATCGACCGCTACCACCTGCTCGTCTTCCCGCTGCTGCTCGGTGCGGGCAAGCGGCTCTTCAGCGCCACGGACAAGGATGCGCAGAAGCTGAAGCTCGTCGAGCACGAGGTCTACGCCAACGGCCTGCAGAAGAACGTATTCGACATCGTCCGCTGA
- a CDS encoding MarR family winged helix-turn-helix transcriptional regulator translates to MVDDKKVNQVVEERNALDGTPGYELPLLLFAGFRSLIDRLHAELAEQGHPDVRPAYGFAMQAIGAGGATASEVGRRLGVSKQAAGKTVDRLVALGYAERTDDPADARRKLVRLTPHGIDALARSAAIFDELRAEWAGALGAGRVREIEESLRTVVPADGLRLDAAGWFGGT, encoded by the coding sequence ATGGTTGACGATAAAAAGGTAAACCAGGTTGTCGAAGAGCGCAACGCACTTGATGGCACGCCTGGTTACGAGCTGCCCCTGCTCCTCTTCGCCGGGTTCCGCTCCCTCATCGACCGGCTCCATGCCGAGCTGGCGGAGCAGGGACATCCGGATGTCCGGCCCGCGTACGGCTTCGCGATGCAGGCGATCGGCGCGGGCGGCGCGACCGCGAGCGAGGTCGGGCGCCGGCTCGGGGTCTCCAAGCAGGCGGCCGGCAAGACGGTCGACCGGCTCGTCGCCCTGGGCTACGCGGAACGCACGGACGACCCCGCCGACGCCCGCCGCAAGCTCGTACGCCTCACACCGCACGGCATCGATGCCCTGGCCCGCTCGGCGGCGATCTTCGACGAGCTGCGGGCGGAGTGGGCGGGTGCGCTCGGCGCGGGGCGCGTGCGGGAGATCGAGGAGTCCCTGCGTACGGTCGTCCCCGCCGATGGCTTGCGACTCGACGCGGCGGGGTGGTTCGGCGGGACGTGA
- a CDS encoding Uma2 family endonuclease, with protein MTVVESGRIDMADMSNELTLDMMFEWIEKMPIPEGYKTEIVGGNIIMSPQRQTHWEITLGIIEQLRTKYPRTRTASDVRIDFPGHLNGFACDVVAMSDSAVRDAKGRWRYEDIEFVAEVISKGTALNDYGPKKATFATADVPAYLIVDPYTGEWHLHTLPKDDKYHGEVTLYFGDDIDLTATPVGLTLTTDEFPRD; from the coding sequence ATGACCGTCGTAGAGAGCGGCAGGATCGACATGGCCGACATGAGCAACGAACTCACTCTGGACATGATGTTCGAGTGGATCGAGAAGATGCCCATCCCCGAGGGATACAAAACCGAGATCGTCGGGGGGAACATCATCATGTCGCCGCAACGGCAGACCCACTGGGAGATCACGTTGGGCATCATCGAGCAGCTGCGCACCAAGTACCCGAGGACTCGGACCGCATCCGACGTGCGGATCGACTTTCCCGGACACCTGAACGGCTTCGCTTGCGACGTCGTGGCCATGTCGGACAGTGCCGTCAGGGACGCCAAGGGACGCTGGCGCTATGAGGACATCGAATTCGTCGCCGAGGTGATCTCCAAGGGCACCGCGCTCAACGACTACGGCCCCAAGAAGGCCACCTTCGCCACCGCCGACGTCCCCGCCTACCTGATCGTTGATCCGTACACCGGCGAGTGGCACCTCCACACCCTGCCGAAGGACGACAAGTACCACGGTGAAGTCACCCTCTACTTCGGGGACGACATCGACCTCACCGCCACCCCCGTCGGCCTCACCCTCACCACCGACGAGTTCCCCCGCGACTGA
- a CDS encoding ATP-binding cassette domain-containing protein: MSDHAVLAEAIQKRYGEKRALDRFDLAVRKGTVHGLLGPNGAGKTTAVRVLATLLRFDGGRAEVAGIDVARDPRRVRGRIGLTGQYAAVDEILTGRQNLEMFGRLFHLGGKRAALRAGELLEQFDLVDAGNKGVAEYSGGMRRRLDLAASMILAPDVLFLDEPTTGLDPRGRGEVWDAVRALVAGGTTVLLTTQYLDEADKLASHITVIDRGRAIADDTPDGLKNRVGGDRIEVVVGETSDLAVAVKTVARVAKGEPETVESERRVHAVVTDRVAALTEVARTLQDEGIGVEDIGLRRPSLDDVFLRLTGHRTETTEEKAA, from the coding sequence GTGAGTGATCACGCGGTACTGGCTGAGGCGATCCAGAAGAGGTACGGGGAGAAGCGCGCCCTCGACCGCTTCGACCTCGCCGTGCGCAAGGGCACCGTCCACGGCCTGCTCGGGCCGAACGGTGCGGGGAAGACCACCGCGGTGCGGGTGCTCGCGACGCTGCTGCGGTTCGACGGCGGGCGGGCGGAGGTGGCCGGCATCGATGTGGCGCGCGACCCGCGTCGCGTACGCGGCAGGATCGGGCTCACCGGCCAGTACGCCGCGGTGGACGAGATCTTGACGGGACGTCAGAACCTCGAGATGTTCGGCCGGCTCTTCCATCTCGGCGGGAAGCGAGCAGCGCTGCGGGCCGGTGAACTGCTGGAGCAGTTCGACCTGGTGGACGCGGGGAACAAGGGCGTGGCCGAGTACAGCGGCGGCATGCGACGGCGCCTGGACCTCGCGGCGTCGATGATCCTCGCGCCGGACGTGCTGTTCCTGGACGAACCGACGACCGGTCTCGACCCGCGCGGGCGTGGCGAAGTGTGGGACGCCGTACGGGCGTTGGTGGCGGGCGGCACGACCGTACTGCTGACGACGCAGTACCTGGACGAGGCGGACAAGCTCGCCTCGCACATCACCGTCATCGACCGGGGGCGCGCCATCGCCGACGACACCCCGGACGGGCTGAAGAACAGAGTGGGCGGCGACCGGATCGAGGTCGTGGTCGGCGAGACGTCGGACCTGGCGGTGGCGGTCAAGACGGTCGCGCGGGTCGCGAAGGGCGAACCGGAGACGGTGGAGTCGGAACGCCGGGTGCACGCGGTGGTGACGGACCGGGTCGCCGCACTGACGGAGGTGGCGCGGACTCTGCAGGACGAGGGGATCGGGGTCGAGGACATCGGGCTGCGCAGGCCGAGCCTGGACGACGTGTTCCTGCGCCTGACCGGCCACCGTACGGAGACGACCGAGGAGAAGGCGGCATGA
- a CDS encoding ribbon-helix-helix protein, CopG family, translating to MGSTVLSLRIDGELLDRLRHHAARRGMSVQDYVVRTLIRDDFDERFNAAVDETEKFYGLT from the coding sequence ATGGGATCGACTGTGCTCAGCCTCCGCATAGACGGTGAGCTCCTCGACCGGCTCAGGCACCATGCCGCCAGACGCGGAATGAGCGTCCAGGACTATGTGGTCCGGACGCTCATCCGCGATGACTTCGACGAACGCTTCAACGCGGCCGTCGACGAGACGGAGAAGTTCTACGGCCTTACGTGA
- a CDS encoding DUF2530 domain-containing protein produces the protein MAKWTPKHEAPEPLEGPVVATITGGTILWFVLFLVQIPFYSWFDDRDLMWWVWTCLAGGGLGLIGIWYVRGRDRALKRAATAAEQEAAETREAAEAQEAVAPSSDDSE, from the coding sequence ATGGCGAAGTGGACCCCCAAGCACGAGGCACCCGAGCCCCTGGAGGGGCCCGTTGTCGCCACCATCACCGGCGGCACGATCCTCTGGTTCGTCCTCTTCCTCGTCCAGATCCCCTTCTACAGCTGGTTCGACGACCGCGACCTGATGTGGTGGGTATGGACGTGCCTGGCCGGTGGCGGGCTCGGACTGATCGGCATCTGGTACGTGCGGGGACGGGACAGGGCGCTCAAGCGCGCGGCGACGGCGGCGGAGCAGGAGGCGGCGGAGACGCGAGAGGCGGCGGAGGCGCAAGAGGCCGTCGCGCCTTCGAGCGACGACAGCGAGTGA
- a CDS encoding GDSL-type esterase/lipase family protein: MRFMFVGDSMTIGRAGDYTWRYRMWQHLGTSFGAPYTIVGPRTELYDTVANTPVSSAYADPAFPASARRHLAGWGEGWLHMAPVIRETVAAERADILLVSLGLIDLGFYTDSTQTALNARRFMTEARAANPRVRMVLLPVIPNIRARSDAPFAAECDRFNELLAKSVADLDEASSPVLLASRPESYDIGADTYDGTHPGPSGEHKLAAAFAGAMHQAWGLGGRYQPGR, translated from the coding sequence ATGCGTTTTATGTTCGTCGGCGACTCCATGACCATCGGACGTGCCGGCGACTACACCTGGCGCTACCGGATGTGGCAGCACCTGGGCACATCCTTCGGCGCCCCGTACACGATCGTCGGCCCGCGGACCGAGCTGTACGACACGGTGGCCAACACCCCGGTCTCGTCGGCGTACGCGGACCCCGCCTTCCCCGCGAGCGCCCGACGGCACCTGGCCGGCTGGGGCGAGGGCTGGCTGCACATGGCCCCGGTCATCCGGGAGACGGTCGCCGCGGAGAGGGCCGACATCCTGCTGGTCTCGCTCGGCCTGATAGACCTCGGCTTCTACACGGACAGCACCCAAACCGCCCTGAACGCCCGCCGGTTCATGACCGAGGCCCGCGCCGCCAACCCGCGCGTCCGGATGGTCCTGCTGCCCGTCATACCGAACATCCGGGCCCGGTCGGACGCGCCCTTCGCGGCGGAGTGCGACCGCTTCAACGAACTCCTGGCGAAGTCGGTCGCCGACCTGGACGAGGCATCGTCGCCCGTGCTGCTGGCGTCCCGCCCGGAGTCGTACGACATCGGCGCGGACACGTACGACGGCACCCACCCCGGCCCGTCCGGGGAGCACAAGCTGGCGGCGGCGTTCGCGGGGGCGATGCACCAGGCGTGGGGGCTGGGCGGGCGGTACCAGCCGGGGCGCTGA
- a CDS encoding MFS transporter codes for MSTGSGAHSAPAPTADDDTAHTTTGKTTMFSSLKIRNYRLFATGQVVSNTGTWMQRIAQDWLVLTLTGSASAVGITIALQFLPMLLFGLYGGVLADRLPKRQLLLATQIAMGLTGLALAVLTLTGHVQVWHVYLTAFVLGLVTVVDNPARQSFVAEMVGPDQLGNAVSLNSANFQSARLVGPAVAGVLITAVGSGFAFLLNGLSFIAPIAGLLLMRNSELYKIERAPRGKGQLREGLKYVAGRPELIWPIVLVGFIGTFGFNFPIWLSAFVDDVYHSGASTYGLLNTLMAAGSLAGALLAARRGTSRLRVLVGAAVLFGLLEIVTAFAPQFWIFAVLMVPIGVFGLTVNVTANSILQMATEPAMRGRVMSLFMMVFVGGTPLGAPLVGWITDTYGPRIGFAAGGAVALAAAIGVGVMLVRVGGLRLKIDLRPGRRHVEFVPREQLATAA; via the coding sequence TTGAGTACGGGATCCGGAGCACACTCCGCCCCCGCACCGACCGCCGACGACGACACCGCACACACGACAACCGGCAAGACGACAATGTTCAGCTCGCTGAAGATCCGTAACTACCGGCTCTTCGCGACGGGACAAGTGGTCTCCAACACCGGTACCTGGATGCAGCGCATCGCCCAGGACTGGCTCGTACTGACCCTGACCGGATCCGCGTCGGCCGTCGGTATCACCATCGCGCTGCAGTTCCTCCCCATGCTTCTCTTCGGCCTGTACGGCGGAGTGCTCGCCGACCGGCTGCCCAAGCGGCAGCTGCTTCTGGCCACCCAGATCGCGATGGGCCTCACCGGCCTGGCGCTCGCCGTGCTCACGCTCACCGGCCATGTCCAGGTGTGGCACGTCTACCTCACCGCCTTCGTCCTCGGCCTCGTCACGGTCGTCGACAACCCGGCACGCCAGTCCTTCGTCGCCGAGATGGTCGGCCCGGACCAGCTGGGCAACGCGGTCAGCCTCAACTCCGCCAACTTCCAGTCCGCGCGCCTCGTCGGCCCCGCCGTCGCCGGTGTGCTGATCACGGCCGTCGGCAGCGGCTTCGCCTTCCTGCTCAACGGTCTGTCCTTCATCGCGCCCATCGCGGGGCTGCTGCTGATGCGCAACAGCGAGCTGTACAAGATCGAGCGCGCGCCGCGCGGAAAGGGTCAGCTGCGGGAAGGGCTGAAGTACGTCGCGGGCCGGCCCGAGCTGATCTGGCCGATCGTCCTCGTCGGCTTCATCGGCACCTTCGGCTTCAACTTCCCGATCTGGCTCTCGGCCTTCGTCGACGACGTCTACCACTCGGGCGCGAGTACCTACGGCCTGCTCAACACCCTGATGGCGGCCGGTTCCCTGGCGGGCGCCCTGCTCGCCGCCCGGCGCGGCACCTCGCGGCTGCGGGTGCTGGTGGGCGCGGCCGTGCTCTTCGGCCTGCTGGAGATCGTGACCGCCTTCGCTCCACAGTTCTGGATCTTCGCGGTGCTGATGGTGCCGATCGGGGTGTTCGGCCTCACGGTCAACGTCACGGCCAACTCCATCCTGCAGATGGCGACCGAACCGGCCATGCGGGGCCGGGTGATGAGCCTGTTCATGATGGTGTTCGTCGGTGGTACGCCGCTGGGCGCGCCGCTCGTGGGCTGGATCACCGACACCTACGGACCGCGGATCGGCTTCGCGGCGGGCGGCGCGGTGGCGCTGGCCGCGGCGATCGGGGTCGGTGTGATGCTCGTCCGGGTGGGCGGGCTGCGGCTCAAGATCGACCTGCGGCCGGGGCGGCGGCATGTCGAGTTCGTACCGAGGGAGCAGCTGGCGACCGCGGCGTAG
- a CDS encoding aldo/keto reductase, translating to MKYTQLGRTGLKVSRLVLGTMNFGPLTDEADSHTIMDTALGAGINFFDTANVYGWGENKGRTEEIIGNWFAKGGDRRDKVVLATKLYANMGAEGEAWPNHDKLSALNIRRAVDASLKRLGTDHIDLYQFHHIDRDTPVEEIWQAIDVLIQQGKILYAGSSNFAGWKIAQANEAARRLGSYGLVSEQCLYNLAERRAEMEVIPAAQEYGLGVIPWSPLQGGLLGGVIKKETEGGRRASGRAAEALAGAETRAQIQAYEDLLDKHGLEPGEAGLAWLLTRPGVTGPIVGPRTADQLASALRAVELELSGEVLSALDEIFPGPGPSPEAFAW from the coding sequence ATGAAGTACACACAGCTCGGACGCACCGGACTCAAGGTCAGCCGACTCGTCCTCGGGACGATGAACTTCGGGCCTCTTACCGACGAGGCCGACAGCCACACCATCATGGACACCGCGCTCGGCGCGGGGATTAACTTTTTCGACACCGCCAATGTCTACGGCTGGGGCGAGAACAAGGGCCGCACCGAGGAGATCATCGGCAACTGGTTCGCCAAGGGCGGCGACCGGCGTGACAAGGTCGTCCTCGCCACCAAGCTCTACGCCAACATGGGCGCCGAGGGCGAAGCCTGGCCCAACCACGACAAGCTCTCCGCGCTCAACATCCGCCGCGCCGTCGACGCGAGCCTCAAGCGCCTGGGGACCGACCACATCGATCTCTACCAGTTCCACCACATCGACCGGGACACACCCGTCGAGGAGATCTGGCAGGCGATCGACGTTCTGATCCAGCAGGGCAAGATCCTTTACGCGGGGTCCAGCAACTTCGCCGGCTGGAAGATCGCGCAGGCCAATGAGGCCGCCCGCCGTCTCGGCTCGTACGGCCTGGTCAGCGAGCAGTGCCTGTACAACCTCGCCGAGCGGCGCGCCGAGATGGAGGTCATCCCGGCCGCGCAGGAGTACGGCCTCGGAGTCATCCCCTGGTCGCCGCTGCAGGGCGGACTGCTCGGCGGAGTCATCAAGAAGGAGACCGAAGGCGGACGGCGTGCTTCAGGGCGGGCTGCGGAAGCCCTCGCCGGCGCAGAGACCCGCGCGCAGATCCAGGCGTACGAGGATCTGCTCGACAAGCACGGCCTGGAGCCCGGCGAGGCCGGGCTGGCCTGGCTGCTCACCCGGCCCGGAGTCACCGGACCCATCGTCGGGCCGCGTACGGCCGACCAGCTGGCGTCCGCGCTGCGCGCCGTCGAGCTGGAGCTGAGCGGCGAGGTGCTGTCCGCGCTGGACGAGATCTTCCCGGGGCCGGGGCCGTCCCCCGAGGCCTTCGCCTGGTAG
- a CDS encoding MarR family winged helix-turn-helix transcriptional regulator — protein MPDLSHGADIDVAAVNSLRSAVMRLGRRLKHQRVDESLSPTEMSVLGTLARCGHATPGELARKEHVQPPSMTRIVALLEAKGLVRLEPHPDDRRQKVVSQTEQAESMLEESRRKRNAWLASLAEGLDDDDWAKLRAAAPVLEKLAHL, from the coding sequence ATGCCTGACCTGTCCCATGGCGCGGACATCGACGTCGCCGCCGTGAACTCCCTGCGCTCGGCCGTCATGCGGCTGGGCCGACGCCTGAAGCATCAGCGCGTCGACGAATCGCTGAGCCCCACCGAGATGTCGGTACTCGGCACCCTCGCCCGTTGCGGCCACGCCACCCCCGGTGAGCTGGCCCGCAAGGAGCATGTCCAGCCGCCGTCCATGACCCGGATCGTCGCGCTGCTCGAGGCCAAGGGACTCGTCCGGCTCGAGCCGCACCCCGACGACCGCCGGCAGAAGGTGGTCAGCCAGACCGAGCAGGCCGAGTCCATGCTCGAGGAGAGCCGCCGCAAGCGGAACGCCTGGCTGGCCTCGCTCGCCGAGGGCCTGGACGATGACGACTGGGCCAAGCTGCGCGCAGCCGCCCCCGTCCTGGAGAAGCTCGCGCACCTGTAA
- a CDS encoding TetR/AcrR family transcriptional regulator, translating into MTTTETSGSGDVSRSLELLWGTGDRPSRGPKPGLTLDRIVTAAVEVADAEGLAAVSMRRISTDLGTGTMSLYRYVPGKAELLDLMLDRVQGAPLDAEKPAPGGDWRAAVESLARGHLDLYRAHPWLLKVNQARTVLGPSALRGLELALSGLQGMGLSDPELISVIISVQSFVSGIARMEIQAVEAVQETGLSDEEFWGGQQPFLEKAMESGEYPLMAALSEDTFGAGFDHFGFGLRRLIDGLDVLVQQRTAG; encoded by the coding sequence ATGACGACGACCGAAACGAGCGGCAGCGGCGACGTCTCCCGCAGTCTGGAACTTCTCTGGGGCACGGGCGACCGCCCGTCCCGCGGGCCCAAGCCGGGCCTCACCCTCGACCGGATCGTGACGGCCGCCGTCGAGGTCGCGGACGCCGAGGGCCTGGCCGCCGTCTCGATGCGCCGCATCTCCACCGACCTCGGCACCGGCACGATGTCCCTGTACCGGTACGTCCCCGGCAAGGCCGAACTCCTCGACCTGATGCTGGACCGTGTCCAGGGCGCGCCGCTCGACGCCGAGAAGCCGGCGCCCGGCGGGGACTGGCGAGCGGCCGTGGAGTCCCTGGCCCGCGGGCATCTCGACCTCTACCGCGCCCACCCCTGGCTGCTCAAGGTCAACCAGGCCCGCACGGTGCTCGGCCCCAGCGCCCTGCGCGGCCTCGAACTGGCACTCTCCGGTCTGCAGGGCATGGGACTCAGCGACCCCGAGCTGATCTCGGTGATCATCAGCGTGCAGAGCTTCGTGTCCGGCATCGCCCGGATGGAGATCCAGGCCGTCGAGGCGGTCCAGGAGACCGGACTGAGCGACGAGGAGTTCTGGGGAGGCCAGCAGCCGTTCCTGGAGAAGGCCATGGAGAGCGGGGAGTATCCGCTGATGGCCGCACTGTCCGAGGACACGTTCGGCGCCGGCTTCGACCACTTCGGGTTCGGGCTGCGCCGGCTGATCGACGGCCTCGATGTGCTCGTACAGCAGCGCACGGCCGGGTGA
- a CDS encoding CBS domain-containing protein, with product MAKTEQLTAGDIMTAGVQCVGAHQSLRDAAVMMRDMNVGCMPICGDNNRLTGLITDRDIVVLCCAEGVDPATVQAGSLAGGLHWIDANAGADEALATMEEHQIKRLPVIDVKGGHQLVGMITEANLARNLTDAQIAEFATRVYADA from the coding sequence ATGGCCAAGACCGAGCAACTCACAGCAGGCGACATCATGACCGCGGGCGTACAGTGCGTCGGCGCACACCAGTCGTTGCGCGATGCGGCGGTGATGATGCGCGACATGAACGTCGGCTGCATGCCCATCTGCGGCGACAACAACCGGCTCACCGGCCTGATCACCGACCGCGACATCGTCGTCCTGTGCTGCGCCGAGGGCGTCGACCCGGCGACGGTCCAGGCGGGCTCGCTCGCCGGCGGGCTCCACTGGATCGACGCGAACGCGGGTGCCGACGAGGCCCTGGCGACGATGGAGGAGCACCAGATCAAGCGGCTGCCGGTGATCGACGTGAAGGGCGGCCACCAACTCGTCGGCATGATCACGGAGGCCAACCTCGCGAGGAACCTCACGGACGCGCAGATCGCGGAGTTCGCGACCCGGGTGTACGCGGACGCCTGA
- the thpR gene encoding RNA 2',3'-cyclic phosphodiesterase, whose protein sequence is MRLFAAVLPPPTAVDELGLAVERLTSLPGTDRLRWTGRDGWHFTLAFMGEVDDGLLPELHERLGRAARRTVPFALRIHRGGRFGHRALWAGAAGGLEELRLLAERADAAARRAGVTMEEHRRYQAHLTLARSRDDADMRPFVEALDAFEGTPWEVAELALVRSNLPVSGVEGEQPRYEIVGSWPLGRGTG, encoded by the coding sequence ATGAGACTCTTCGCCGCCGTACTGCCACCCCCCACCGCCGTTGACGAACTCGGCCTCGCCGTCGAACGGTTGACGTCTCTCCCCGGCACGGACCGCCTGCGCTGGACCGGCCGGGACGGCTGGCACTTCACCCTCGCCTTCATGGGCGAGGTCGATGACGGCCTGCTGCCCGAGCTGCACGAGCGGCTCGGGCGGGCCGCCCGCAGGACCGTGCCCTTCGCGCTGCGCATCCACCGCGGCGGGCGGTTCGGACACCGGGCGCTGTGGGCCGGGGCCGCCGGCGGTCTGGAAGAGCTGCGCCTGCTCGCGGAACGCGCGGACGCGGCGGCGCGGCGGGCCGGGGTCACCATGGAGGAGCACCGCCGCTACCAGGCCCACCTGACGCTCGCCCGCAGTCGCGACGACGCCGACATGCGCCCGTTCGTCGAGGCGCTGGACGCCTTCGAGGGCACCCCTTGGGAGGTGGCCGAGCTCGCACTCGTACGCAGCAATCTGCCGGTCAGCGGGGTGGAGGGGGAGCAGCCGCGGTACGAGATCGTCGGCAGCTGGCCGCTGGGGCGCGGGACGGGGTGA
- a CDS encoding NCS2 family permease gives MSPTATVSVDAQPPSPGQPHNRLDRYFKISERRSTVAREIRGGFATFFAMAYIIVLNPIILGSAKDMYGHQLDGGQLVTATVLTAAFSTLLMGVIGNVPIALAAGLGVNTVVALQLAPRMSWPDAMGMVVLAGFVVMLLVATGLRERVPRSLRKGIAIGIGLFIMLIGLVDAGFVSRIPDVAQTTVPIQLGTGGHLDGWPVLVFALGVLLTLALIIRKVPGAILISIVAMTGVAMIIDAVATVPSWGLTTPEWPGNPVASPDFGLVGEVSLFGGFGKVGYLTGTLFVFTVLLSCFFDAMGTILGVGDEAKLMDRNGNFPGINKVLFVDGIAVASGGATSSSATTCFVESTAGVGEGARTGLASVVTGALFSVALFLTPLATMVPSQAATPALLAVGFLILAGSVRDIDWDDFTVAVPAFLAMVMMPFTYSITNGIGIGFIAFSVLRLAAGRGREVPIAMYVVSAVFVFYYAMPALGLT, from the coding sequence ATGTCCCCCACGGCCACCGTCTCGGTCGACGCGCAGCCGCCCTCTCCCGGGCAGCCGCACAACCGCCTGGACCGCTACTTCAAGATCTCCGAGCGCCGCTCCACGGTCGCCCGTGAGATCCGCGGCGGATTCGCCACCTTCTTCGCGATGGCGTACATCATCGTGCTCAACCCGATCATCCTCGGCAGTGCGAAGGACATGTACGGGCACCAGCTCGACGGCGGCCAGCTGGTCACCGCCACCGTGCTGACCGCGGCGTTCTCCACCCTCCTCATGGGGGTCATCGGCAATGTCCCGATCGCGCTCGCGGCCGGCCTCGGTGTGAACACCGTCGTCGCCCTCCAGCTCGCACCGCGGATGTCCTGGCCGGACGCGATGGGCATGGTGGTCCTGGCCGGCTTCGTCGTGATGCTGCTGGTCGCCACCGGTCTGCGCGAGCGCGTGCCGCGCAGCCTGCGCAAGGGCATCGCGATCGGAATCGGCCTCTTCATCATGCTGATCGGGCTGGTCGACGCCGGCTTCGTCTCCCGTATCCCGGACGTCGCCCAGACCACCGTCCCGATCCAGCTCGGCACCGGCGGTCACCTCGACGGCTGGCCGGTCCTGGTCTTCGCGCTCGGCGTGCTGCTCACGCTCGCGCTGATCATCCGCAAGGTGCCGGGCGCGATTCTGATCTCGATCGTCGCGATGACGGGCGTCGCGATGATCATCGACGCGGTGGCGACGGTCCCGTCCTGGGGTCTGACGACGCCCGAGTGGCCCGGCAACCCGGTCGCGTCCCCCGACTTCGGCCTGGTCGGCGAGGTCAGCCTGTTCGGCGGCTTCGGGAAGGTCGGCTACCTCACCGGCACCCTGTTCGTCTTCACCGTGCTGCTGTCCTGCTTCTTCGATGCGATGGGCACGATCCTCGGCGTCGGCGACGAGGCCAAGCTGATGGACAGGAACGGCAACTTCCCCGGCATCAACAAGGTCCTGTTCGTCGACGGTATCGCCGTGGCGTCCGGCGGTGCGACCTCGTCCTCCGCGACGACCTGCTTCGTGGAGTCCACCGCGGGCGTCGGCGAGGGCGCCCGTACCGGGCTCGCGTCCGTCGTGACGGGTGCGCTGTTCTCGGTGGCGCTGTTTCTCACGCCGCTCGCCACGATGGTCCCGTCCCAGGCGGCTACGCCCGCCCTGCTGGCGGTCGGCTTCCTGATCCTGGCCGGTTCGGTACGGGACATCGACTGGGACGACTTCACCGTCGCCGTGCCGGCGTTCCTGGCGATGGTGATGATGCCGTTCACCTACTCGATCACCAACGGCATCGGCATCGGCTTCATCGCCTTCAGCGTGCTGCGGCTGGCGGCCGGTCGGGGCCGCGAGGTGCCCATCGCCATGTATGTGGTGTCGGCGGTGTTCGTCTTCTACTACGCGATGCCCGCGCTGGGCCTCACGTAA